The following coding sequences are from one Malaciobacter pacificus window:
- a CDS encoding DoxX family protein yields the protein MNLNSICTYTNEDLGKLVLRFAVAILMLFHGVAKLQSGLDGIISTVESNGLPTFVAYGVYLGEILAPIMLLIGYRVKLASILIIGTMGFILFFYSDSILALNKYGAWAIELQMFYITTSITIFFLGAGKYSLDKR from the coding sequence ATGAATTTAAATAGTATTTGTACATATACAAATGAAGATTTAGGAAAATTAGTATTAAGATTTGCTGTTGCTATACTAATGTTATTTCATGGAGTAGCAAAACTACAAAGCGGACTTGATGGAATTATTAGTACAGTAGAAAGTAATGGTCTACCAACTTTTGTTGCTTATGGAGTATATTTAGGTGAAATTCTAGCACCAATTATGTTATTAATTGGGTATAGAGTTAAATTAGCTTCTATTTTGATTATTGGAACAATGGGATTTATTCTATTTTTCTATTCTGATAGTATTTTAGCTTTAAATAAATATGGAGCATGGGCTATTGAGTTACAAATGTTTTATATTACAACTTCAATTACAATTTTCTTTTTAGGTGCTGGAAAATATAGTTTAGATAAAAGATAA
- a CDS encoding non-canonical purine NTP pyrophosphatase has translation MKIILATGNKGKIEEFKKLMPNDEVIAFKELLGDIEVVEDKDSFQGNAVKKAVEIYDELIKNGYKDIVVISDDSGLTVPALNNEPGIYSARYAGENASDLENNKKLISKLNEKKLTKTPAFYTACIAIVYKGHPYSVHGWMNGNVINEQRGDGGFGYDPMFIANGFDKTLGELGYEIKKDFSHRTKALNLAKKVLDVII, from the coding sequence GTGAAAATAATTTTAGCAACAGGTAATAAAGGCAAAATTGAAGAGTTTAAAAAATTAATGCCTAATGATGAGGTAATCGCTTTTAAGGAACTTTTAGGAGATATTGAAGTTGTTGAAGATAAAGATAGCTTTCAAGGAAATGCAGTAAAAAAAGCTGTTGAAATCTATGATGAATTAATTAAAAATGGTTATAAAGATATTGTAGTAATTTCAGATGATAGTGGATTAACAGTGCCAGCTTTAAATAATGAACCTGGAATTTATTCTGCTAGATATGCAGGTGAGAATGCTAGTGATTTAGAAAATAATAAAAAATTAATTTCTAAATTAAATGAGAAAAAATTGACAAAAACACCTGCTTTTTATACTGCTTGCATAGCAATTGTTTATAAAGGACACCCTTATAGTGTTCATGGTTGGATGAATGGAAATGTAATAAATGAGCAAAGAGGAGATGGAGGTTTTGGATATGACCCAATGTTTATAGCTAATGGTTTTGATAAAACTTTAGGAGAACTTGGATATGAAATAAAAAAAGATTTTTCTCATAGAACAAAAGCATTGAATTTAGCTAAAAAAGTTTTAGATGTAATTATTTAG
- the lon gene encoding endopeptidase La encodes MELENYDEFPQTIPLIIEDEIFLYPFMIAPLFLSNQENIKAVEYAMEHNTLVVVAVSKQGKEDKREEDSFYDVGVIGNIMRKVSLPDGKIKVLFQGLAKGRINDFAIEQPLFAKVDILENEVSSDESIKSVIDVLIENVKKLSKLNTKFPADLIKTIEENDDATRIADLISSVLKVKKDEAYKLFSQTSVEQRLLDIIEVIKKEIESFKIQKEITQKVNSKIEKTHKDYFLKEQIKAIQKELGADNQKDEEIKSYKKRLKKIKKFMDKEGYKETKKQIEKLSRMNPDSPDASLLQTYVEQVLDIPFGQYADEKISVAAVEEQLNKDHYSLKKPKERISEYFAVKQMLEQRNLEDLKSKGTVLCFVGPPGVGKTSLANSISKALQRPLVRVALGGMEDVNELRGHRRTYVGAMPGRLVKGLIDAKKMNPVMVLDEIDKLGANHRGDPTAVMLEILDPEQNHEFRDLYLNFPIDLSQIIFVSTANDVRRIPAPLRDRMEFIEISSYTPNEKYHIAKDYLIPQELEKHGLKRSEVALSKTTIDLIISKYTREAGVRNLRRVFAKLFRKVVRQILMDDSIKKVSINTKNIKEYLDNPIFEIDPADKKNSIGIANGLAWTSVGGDVLKTEAIKLKGKGILSVTGNLGEVMKESSRISYSVVKVLIDNGALLIDNEIIPKFPKEEEEKIIVNPSEVYKRYDIHLHIPEGATPKDGPSAGITMALTIASVLSEKAIKSDVAMTGELTLSGKVLPIGGLKEKLIAAYKAKMKKALIPRKNFERDLDEIPDEVKDAMEIKPVDVIEDVLKEALVL; translated from the coding sequence ATGGAATTAGAAAATTATGATGAATTTCCTCAAACAATACCATTAATAATAGAGGATGAAATATTTTTATATCCTTTTATGATTGCTCCGCTTTTTTTAAGTAATCAAGAAAATATAAAAGCAGTGGAGTATGCAATGGAACACAACACTTTAGTTGTGGTTGCAGTGTCAAAACAAGGGAAAGAAGATAAAAGAGAAGAAGACTCTTTCTATGATGTGGGAGTTATTGGAAATATTATGAGAAAAGTATCTTTACCTGATGGTAAAATAAAAGTACTTTTTCAAGGATTAGCTAAAGGTAGAATAAATGATTTTGCAATTGAACAACCACTATTTGCAAAAGTTGACATTTTAGAAAATGAAGTATCAAGTGATGAATCTATCAAATCTGTAATTGATGTATTAATTGAAAATGTAAAAAAACTTTCAAAATTAAATACAAAGTTTCCAGCAGATTTAATTAAGACAATTGAAGAGAATGATGATGCAACAAGAATTGCAGATTTAATATCATCAGTTTTAAAAGTTAAAAAAGATGAAGCTTATAAACTATTTTCTCAAACAAGTGTTGAGCAAAGACTTTTAGATATTATTGAAGTAATTAAAAAAGAGATTGAGTCTTTTAAAATTCAAAAAGAGATTACTCAAAAAGTAAATTCTAAAATTGAAAAAACTCATAAAGATTACTTCTTAAAAGAGCAAATTAAAGCTATTCAAAAAGAGCTTGGTGCTGATAATCAAAAAGATGAAGAGATTAAGTCGTACAAAAAGAGACTTAAAAAAATCAAGAAGTTTATGGATAAAGAAGGGTACAAAGAGACTAAAAAACAAATTGAAAAATTAAGTAGAATGAACCCAGATTCTCCTGATGCATCATTACTTCAAACTTATGTTGAACAAGTTTTAGATATACCATTTGGACAATATGCTGATGAAAAAATCTCAGTAGCTGCTGTAGAAGAGCAATTAAATAAAGATCACTACTCTTTAAAAAAACCAAAAGAGAGAATTTCAGAATACTTTGCAGTTAAACAGATGTTAGAGCAAAGAAATTTAGAAGATTTAAAATCAAAAGGGACTGTTTTATGTTTTGTAGGACCTCCTGGTGTTGGTAAAACTTCACTTGCTAACTCTATTTCAAAAGCCTTACAAAGACCGCTAGTTAGAGTTGCTCTTGGTGGTATGGAAGATGTAAATGAATTAAGAGGTCATAGAAGAACATATGTTGGAGCGATGCCTGGACGACTTGTAAAAGGATTAATCGATGCTAAAAAGATGAATCCTGTAATGGTTTTAGATGAAATTGATAAACTTGGAGCAAACCACAGAGGTGACCCAACAGCTGTTATGTTAGAGATTTTAGACCCTGAGCAAAATCATGAGTTTAGAGATTTATATTTAAATTTCCCAATTGATTTATCTCAAATTATATTTGTATCAACAGCAAATGATGTAAGAAGAATTCCAGCACCCCTAAGAGATAGAATGGAGTTTATTGAAATCTCTTCTTATACACCAAATGAGAAGTATCATATTGCTAAAGATTATTTAATTCCTCAAGAGTTAGAAAAACATGGATTAAAGAGAAGTGAAGTTGCTTTAAGTAAAACTACTATTGATTTAATCATCTCTAAATATACAAGAGAAGCAGGAGTTAGAAATCTAAGACGTGTGTTTGCAAAACTATTTAGAAAAGTTGTAAGACAAATCTTAATGGATGATTCTATTAAAAAAGTATCAATAAATACTAAAAATATCAAAGAGTATTTAGATAATCCAATATTTGAAATTGACCCAGCTGATAAGAAAAACTCTATTGGTATTGCAAATGGATTAGCATGGACTTCAGTTGGTGGAGATGTTTTAAAAACTGAAGCTATTAAGTTAAAAGGTAAGGGTATTTTATCTGTAACTGGTAATCTTGGTGAAGTTATGAAAGAGTCTTCAAGAATCTCTTACTCTGTTGTAAAAGTTTTAATTGATAATGGAGCATTATTAATTGATAATGAAATTATTCCAAAGTTTCCAAAAGAGGAAGAAGAAAAAATTATAGTTAATCCAAGTGAAGTTTATAAAAGATATGATATTCACTTACATATTCCAGAAGGTGCAACTCCAAAAGATGGTCCAAGTGCAGGTATTACTATGGCTTTAACTATTGCTTCAGTTTTAAGCGAAAAAGCTATTAAATCTGATGTTGCAATGACTGGTGAGTTAACACTATCTGGAAAAGTTTTACCAATTGGTGGATTAAAAGAGAAGTTAATTGCTGCATATAAAGCAAAAATGAAAAAAGCATTAATTCCTAGAAAGAACTTTGAAAGAGATTTAGATGAAATTCCTGATGAGGTTAAAGATGCTATGGAAATTAAGCCTGTTGACGTTATCGAAGATGTATTAAAAGAGGCATTAGTTCTGTAA
- a CDS encoding rhomboid family intramembrane serine protease: protein MLRNFRTTNNYTATNVLVAITVLMYIIQINIPQGSLFLGLNLYFSVYDFWWQPLSTIFAHGGIAHLAMNMFVLWQFGNLIERYKGTKEFLALYFICGITTSILSYGYIYYLDHQVNLVGASGAICALLGYVAYLDKAQRSGIITWVLLISVAPLLIGLPIAWYAHFIGLGVGFLYAIIRR, encoded by the coding sequence ATGTTAAGAAACTTTAGAACAACAAATAATTATACAGCAACAAATGTGCTAGTTGCTATTACAGTGTTGATGTATATTATTCAAATTAATATACCTCAAGGGTCATTATTTTTAGGATTAAATCTATACTTTAGTGTATATGATTTTTGGTGGCAACCTTTAAGCACTATTTTTGCTCACGGTGGAATAGCACACTTGGCTATGAATATGTTTGTTTTATGGCAATTTGGTAATTTAATAGAGAGATATAAGGGAACAAAAGAGTTTTTAGCTTTATATTTTATTTGTGGGATTACCACATCAATTCTTTCTTATGGATATATCTATTATTTAGACCACCAAGTAAATTTAGTAGGAGCATCAGGAGCTATATGTGCACTTTTAGGATATGTAGCATATCTTGATAAGGCTCAAAGAAGTGGGATTATTACTTGGGTTTTATTAATAAGTGTTGCACCCCTACTTATTGGACTTCCTATTGCTTGGTATGCACACTTTATAGGACTAGGGGTGGGTTTTTTATACGCGATTATTAGAAGATAA
- a CDS encoding outer membrane protein assembly factor BamD, producing the protein MNKVFKFRDILLVVCAALFFTACSSKNEIQEYNKPAMYWYNKMLTQISTGDLDSADDTYTSLESEHRNSPFIPTSLLILVNAHMDEEEYALANFYLDEYIKRFGLSKNIDYVRYLKIKANFLGFKYQNRDQELIENTIVEINEFKAKYKTSPYMPLVDTINARLYMAKAAMDKEIADLYERTGKEKASEIYNEKVKQSWVNPNEIVEVDVPWYRSIFE; encoded by the coding sequence ATGAATAAAGTCTTTAAGTTTAGAGATATACTATTGGTTGTTTGTGCAGCACTATTTTTTACAGCGTGTTCAAGTAAAAATGAAATTCAAGAGTATAATAAACCAGCAATGTATTGGTACAACAAAATGTTAACACAAATATCAACTGGTGATTTGGATTCTGCTGATGATACATACACATCACTAGAAAGTGAGCATAGAAATTCTCCTTTTATTCCAACATCTTTATTAATTTTGGTTAATGCTCATATGGATGAGGAAGAGTATGCATTAGCAAATTTTTATTTAGATGAATATATTAAAAGATTTGGATTAAGTAAAAATATTGACTATGTTAGATATTTGAAAATCAAAGCAAACTTTTTAGGGTTTAAATATCAAAATAGAGACCAAGAATTAATTGAAAATACAATAGTTGAAATTAATGAATTTAAAGCAAAATATAAAACTTCTCCATATATGCCTTTAGTTGATACTATTAATGCAAGACTTTATATGGCTAAGGCAGCTATGGATAAAGAAATAGCAGATTTATACGAAAGAACAGGTAAAGAAAAAGCTTCAGAAATTTACAATGAAAAAGTAAAACAATCATGGGTTAATCCAAATGAGATTGTAGAAGTTGATGTTCCTTGGTATAGATCAATTTTTGAATAA
- a CDS encoding pyrroline-5-carboxylate reductase, whose translation MKLTLIGNGTMAQSLAKGLVANHEVEIIGRNINKLKEVQKTIPQISIKELDDVEDITGKNILFCVKPYVLQTVSARLSGKANILFSILAGTTLDSLKKHIEAKYYVRTMPNVAASVLKSMTTLTGDEEVKNEALEIFTSIGQTLWLESEKQLDIATAVAGSGPAFLALIAEGLTDGAVRAGLPRDLSSKLVQGLFTGTSTLLETQHPALIKDSVMSPGGTTAVGYGVLEKNGVRNAMMDTIEQTYNKAQELGKK comes from the coding sequence ATGAAACTAACTTTAATTGGAAATGGTACTATGGCTCAATCTTTAGCAAAAGGACTAGTTGCCAACCATGAAGTAGAAATAATAGGAAGGAATATAAATAAATTAAAAGAAGTTCAAAAAACAATTCCTCAAATTTCTATAAAAGAATTAGATGATGTTGAAGATATCACAGGGAAAAATATACTTTTTTGTGTAAAGCCATATGTACTTCAAACTGTATCTGCAAGACTTAGTGGAAAAGCAAATATACTATTTTCAATTTTAGCTGGAACTACTTTGGATTCTTTAAAAAAGCATATCGAAGCTAAATATTATGTTAGAACAATGCCAAATGTGGCTGCATCAGTTCTAAAATCAATGACAACTTTAACAGGGGATGAAGAGGTTAAAAATGAAGCATTAGAAATTTTTACATCAATTGGCCAAACACTTTGGTTAGAGAGTGAAAAGCAACTTGATATTGCAACAGCAGTAGCTGGAAGTGGACCTGCATTTTTAGCTTTAATTGCAGAAGGGTTAACTGATGGGGCTGTTAGAGCTGGACTTCCAAGAGATTTAAGCTCAAAACTTGTTCAAGGATTATTTACTGGTACTTCAACTTTACTTGAAACACAACATCCTGCACTTATTAAAGATTCAGTTATGAGTCCAGGTGGAACAACAGCAGTTGGCTATGGTGTCTTAGAAAAAAATGGTGTGAGAAATGCTATGATGGATACAATAGAGCAAACATATAATAAAGCACAAGAGCTTGGAAAAAAATAG